The following coding sequences are from one uncultured Desulfobacter sp. window:
- a CDS encoding response regulator, producing MYKELTFVDLKGYEQIKIADGAISSDLRDVSKKENTYCRAEDYFEHLDHLRPGEIYVSRVIGAYVPGFLKYTDDGGVSVDPKSAYAGKENPNGKPFEGIVRWATPVYSVTGQKTGYVTMALDHQHIMEFTDYVVTTDEWFSDISDAGSGNYAWLWDDQDQCISHPRDFFICGYDPKTGKEVPGWLSQPTYDEFKKSGKSFNEFIENLSPFRNFTFSKAPASEQIKSGNIPLDCRVLDMAPQCEGWHRGTEEGGSGSFLIFWSRLWKLTTYAVVPYYTGQYGNSKRGFGYVTLGAQVADFHKDAMVSKANIEESIAQEMETVQEYNKETWRIIRGFDKENKQILFLFTALLDLMTLLILSFYIFRMLKPLNQVTTVAEAIQKGDLDQYIEVNSLDEIGRLAYAFNKMAKFLAKADKLKAGLMADQVETNKQLTREIEVRRKAEEALQKAHLDLERRVEERTAELKRSNEDLKKAKVMAEAASKAKGAFLANMSHEIRTPLNGIIGMAELALDGDLMPRERNTIQVVSSEADSLLRIVNDILDFSKIEAGMLELESIPFNLRVLVEDLSTGIAWQAEQKSLEVITYISNDVPNRVEGDPGRLRQILLNLSGNALKFTHEGEIFLQVELASIRGDQVEIRFAVTDTGIGIAPDKQHSIFESFTQADGSTTRKYGGTGLGITISKQLVELMGGKLMLTSVEGKGSTFCFNMFCKTAPDKEESCGAKEMVDLAGLKVLVVDDMPNNRFILTEYLEYWGCASVEAHNARTAFKHLQAACEQNAPFDLILTDHQMPDQSGLDLSRQIRSTRALKSIPILILTSMGQKGDAKACRKIGIQGYLNKPIRRNELYKAIQTILGTSANDNLEEAPPLVTRHTLVEDLRKSVRILLVEDYPTNQQIAMRHLEGAGYGVDLAENGKQALAQFKRNSYDLIWVRLFYDMSDQSW from the coding sequence TTGTATAAAGAACTAACCTTTGTTGATTTAAAAGGGTATGAACAGATAAAAATTGCTGATGGCGCCATCTCATCGGACTTAAGAGACGTTAGCAAAAAAGAGAATACATATTGCCGGGCCGAAGATTATTTTGAACACCTGGACCATTTAAGGCCGGGTGAAATTTATGTTTCCAGGGTGATTGGTGCCTACGTCCCTGGTTTTCTTAAGTATACAGATGATGGCGGCGTGAGTGTCGATCCTAAAAGTGCGTATGCCGGAAAAGAGAATCCCAACGGCAAACCGTTTGAAGGAATTGTCCGCTGGGCGACACCGGTATATAGCGTAACAGGTCAAAAAACAGGGTATGTCACCATGGCCCTGGACCATCAGCATATCATGGAATTCACCGATTACGTTGTGACTACCGACGAGTGGTTTTCTGATATATCCGATGCTGGTTCAGGCAATTATGCCTGGCTTTGGGATGACCAAGATCAATGTATTTCGCACCCACGGGATTTTTTTATCTGCGGCTATGATCCAAAAACCGGAAAGGAGGTGCCCGGATGGCTGAGTCAACCCACATATGATGAATTCAAGAAGAGTGGGAAATCCTTTAATGAGTTTATAGAAAATCTTTCCCCGTTCCGAAATTTCACCTTCAGCAAAGCACCCGCATCAGAGCAGATTAAATCCGGCAACATTCCCCTGGACTGCAGGGTTCTTGACATGGCGCCCCAATGCGAGGGCTGGCACCGGGGGACTGAAGAGGGCGGATCCGGCTCTTTTCTGATTTTCTGGAGCAGACTTTGGAAACTGACCACCTACGCGGTTGTTCCCTATTACACCGGTCAGTATGGAAATTCAAAGCGAGGATTTGGATATGTGACTCTGGGTGCCCAAGTGGCTGATTTCCACAAGGATGCCATGGTGTCCAAGGCCAATATAGAAGAAAGCATTGCCCAGGAGATGGAAACCGTCCAAGAATATAATAAAGAGACATGGCGCATAATTCGGGGATTTGATAAGGAAAATAAACAAATATTGTTTTTATTCACTGCATTACTTGATCTTATGACTTTGTTGATACTCAGCTTTTATATCTTCAGGATGCTTAAACCCTTAAACCAGGTGACAACGGTTGCCGAAGCGATTCAGAAAGGTGATCTGGATCAGTATATTGAGGTCAACTCTTTGGACGAAATCGGTCGTCTGGCGTACGCTTTTAACAAAATGGCTAAATTTTTGGCAAAAGCGGATAAATTGAAAGCTGGCCTCATGGCGGATCAGGTTGAAACAAATAAACAATTAACCCGGGAAATTGAAGTCCGCAGAAAAGCCGAAGAAGCCCTTCAAAAAGCGCACCTTGACCTGGAGCGGCGTGTGGAGGAACGAACTGCCGAACTTAAGCGATCCAACGAGGATCTTAAAAAAGCCAAGGTCATGGCTGAAGCCGCCAGTAAAGCCAAAGGTGCTTTTTTAGCCAATATGAGTCACGAAATCAGGACGCCGTTGAACGGTATTATCGGTATGGCTGAGCTGGCATTGGACGGCGACCTGATGCCCCGGGAACGCAATACCATTCAGGTCGTCAGCTCGGAAGCCGATTCTTTGCTAAGAATTGTCAACGATATTCTGGATTTTTCGAAAATCGAAGCCGGGATGCTTGAACTTGAAAGCATTCCCTTTAATCTTCGGGTGCTGGTTGAGGATCTATCCACGGGAATTGCCTGGCAGGCCGAACAAAAATCTTTGGAGGTCATCACCTATATCTCCAATGATGTGCCGAACCGGGTGGAGGGTGATCCGGGTAGACTTCGGCAGATTTTGTTGAATCTATCCGGTAACGCCTTAAAGTTTACCCATGAAGGAGAAATTTTCCTCCAGGTCGAGCTGGCGTCCATTCGAGGAGATCAGGTGGAAATCCGTTTTGCCGTGACCGATACCGGGATCGGTATCGCCCCGGATAAGCAGCATTCAATTTTTGAAAGTTTTACCCAGGCAGACGGCTCCACCACCAGAAAATACGGGGGGACCGGCCTTGGCATCACCATTTCTAAACAATTGGTTGAACTCATGGGCGGAAAGCTCATGCTGACCAGTGTTGAGGGCAAGGGAAGCACCTTTTGTTTCAATATGTTCTGTAAAACGGCCCCGGATAAAGAAGAGAGTTGCGGCGCTAAAGAGATGGTTGATCTTGCCGGGTTAAAGGTTCTGGTTGTCGATGATATGCCCAACAACCGGTTCATCCTGACAGAGTATCTTGAATACTGGGGCTGTGCTTCGGTTGAGGCGCACAATGCCCGGACTGCGTTTAAGCACCTGCAAGCCGCCTGTGAGCAGAACGCCCCCTTTGATTTGATTCTGACGGATCACCAAATGCCCGACCAAAGCGGTCTGGACCTTTCCCGTCAAATCAGATCAACCCGGGCACTCAAATCAATTCCAATTTTGATTTTGACTTCCATGGGCCAGAAGGGAGACGCAAAAGCGTGCAGGAAGATCGGTATCCAGGGATACCTGAATAAACCCATTCGCCGAAATGAGTTGTATAAGGCGATTCAAACCATATTGGGGACGTCGGCAAACGATAATCTTGAAGAGGCCCCACCATTGGTTACCCGGCATACCCTGGTCGAAGACCTGCGGAAAAGTGTCCGTATACTTCTTGTGGAGGATTATCCGACCAATCAGCAAATAGCCATGCGCCATCTGGAAGGCGCCGGATACGGTGTGGACTTGGCTGAAAACGGTAAACAGGCATTGGCTCAGTTTAAACGTAACAGCTAT